In the Dehalococcoidia bacterium genome, one interval contains:
- a CDS encoding ABC transporter permease, whose translation MTSTTHDDILLADTQVRLVQGESPGRRTFRRLMRKRVAVVCLAVILAIYTLGILAPWIAPYGYSEQNLDASFEGPSWDHWLGTDRNGRDTLSRNLFAARTTVIVTIATVATGSVLLPLSLGLLAGYRGGWVDGAINRVGEILASLPGLPMLVLISVTLRPKVSGWLENAETIFIADWMTPGMKLLRLCGTADAISNCDNPLTDSAFDDYFLIFFVLSLFGWVGGMRLIRAQTLTLRNSEYVIAARASGASTARILYRHLLPNTLPLIIVGISAGLGAVAGSEIALTFLGVGIQPPGASFGALITEGASRIALENHPELLLVPATIVALLIFAFNLLGDAVNDVITPGAR comes from the coding sequence ATGACGTCAACCACCCACGACGACATCCTGCTGGCCGACACGCAGGTCCGCTTGGTGCAAGGCGAAAGTCCGGGCCGCCGCACGTTCAGGCGGCTGATGCGGAAACGCGTCGCTGTCGTGTGCCTGGCCGTCATCCTGGCGATCTACACGTTGGGCATTCTCGCGCCGTGGATCGCGCCGTACGGCTATTCGGAGCAGAACCTGGACGCGTCGTTCGAGGGCCCATCGTGGGACCATTGGCTCGGTACGGACCGCAACGGCCGCGACACGTTGAGCCGCAACCTCTTCGCTGCGCGCACCACGGTCATCGTCACCATCGCGACGGTTGCCACGGGCAGCGTGTTGTTGCCGCTCTCGCTGGGACTGCTGGCGGGCTATCGCGGCGGCTGGGTGGACGGCGCCATCAACCGCGTCGGCGAGATCCTGGCGTCGCTGCCGGGCTTGCCGATGCTCGTGCTGATTTCCGTCACGCTCCGGCCGAAGGTCAGTGGCTGGCTGGAAAACGCCGAGACCATCTTCATCGCCGACTGGATGACGCCCGGGATGAAGTTGCTGCGCCTCTGCGGTACGGCGGACGCGATCTCCAACTGCGACAATCCGCTCACGGACTCCGCCTTCGACGACTACTTCCTGATCTTCTTCGTGCTGTCGCTGTTCGGCTGGGTCGGCGGTATGCGGCTGATCCGCGCGCAGACCCTGACGCTGCGCAACTCGGAGTACGTGATCGCGGCGCGCGCCAGCGGCGCTTCGACGGCGCGCATTCTGTACCGCCACCTGCTGCCGAACACGCTGCCGCTGATCATCGTCGGCATCTCCGCCGGATTGGGCGCCGTCGCCGGATCCGAGATCGCGCTCACGTTCCTCGGGGTCGGCATCCAGCCGCCGGGCGCGAGCTTCGGGGCGCTGATCACCGAAGGCGCCAGCCGTATCGCGCTGGAGAACCATCCTGAACTGCTGCTCGTCCCCGCGACCATCGTCGCGTTGCTGATTTTCGCGTTTAATCTGCTGGGCGATGCCGTCAACGACGTCATCACACCCGGAGCACGATGA
- the tig gene encoding trigger factor yields MATTFPAALQSAATFPGGPQRVAEVGARLKISTEKIPDSQVVMTIEVEAERLDKARDKAVRKLSPKAKVPGFRPGKAPPAMVRRYFGEERILDEALDDLVPDLYREAIEHDESIVPIARPQLVVETTEPLVVKATIPVRPTIELGDYKSVRVKTEDVSVEESRVEDTLVALQRRASTLEPVDREVGWRDVVRIDVRATVDGETLIEPQEAEVQLVEDRDILFEGFEEAVLGKKKGDEVEFDLAVPESLPNEKFAGTTAHFTVKMLETKEEVLPALDEEFTKAVGEGYESIDALRVRIREDIERVEQEQITNRYHDEILGELTERATIEYPPVMVEAEAERLLHDQAGRVEHGPEMDRYLASIGKTEEEVREELRPIAETRLRRSLVLSQVAEAEHIEASDTDIDAEIEAMTASAGPQGEQLRQLFDSENGRDTIRRNLVTRKTLERLVEIATQDGASAAPTAEQEQPAAKKRTRKPKSKAATPAKAGAEAPAETKEVPGE; encoded by the coding sequence ATGGCAACCACGTTCCCGGCGGCGCTGCAGAGCGCCGCGACGTTTCCCGGTGGCCCGCAGCGCGTCGCAGAGGTTGGCGCACGCTTGAAGATTTCGACCGAGAAGATCCCCGACTCACAGGTGGTCATGACCATCGAGGTTGAGGCGGAGCGGCTGGACAAGGCCCGCGACAAGGCCGTCCGTAAGCTCTCACCGAAGGCGAAGGTGCCGGGATTTCGCCCCGGCAAGGCGCCGCCGGCGATGGTCCGCCGCTACTTCGGCGAGGAACGCATCCTCGACGAGGCGCTCGATGACCTGGTGCCCGACCTGTACCGCGAGGCGATCGAACACGACGAGAGCATCGTCCCGATCGCCCGCCCGCAGCTTGTCGTGGAGACCACCGAGCCGCTCGTCGTGAAGGCGACGATCCCGGTGCGCCCGACGATCGAGCTGGGCGACTACAAGTCCGTGCGCGTCAAGACGGAGGACGTCTCCGTCGAAGAGTCACGCGTCGAAGACACGCTCGTCGCACTCCAGCGACGCGCGTCCACGCTCGAGCCCGTCGATCGCGAGGTCGGATGGCGTGACGTCGTCCGCATCGACGTCAGGGCGACCGTCGACGGCGAGACGCTGATCGAGCCGCAGGAAGCCGAAGTCCAACTGGTCGAGGATCGCGACATCCTGTTCGAGGGCTTCGAGGAGGCCGTGCTCGGCAAGAAGAAGGGCGATGAGGTCGAGTTCGACCTCGCCGTCCCCGAGAGTCTGCCCAACGAGAAGTTCGCCGGCACCACGGCGCACTTCACCGTGAAGATGCTCGAGACGAAGGAAGAGGTGCTGCCGGCGCTCGACGAGGAGTTCACGAAGGCCGTCGGTGAGGGCTACGAGAGCATCGATGCGCTCCGTGTGCGTATCCGCGAGGACATCGAGCGCGTCGAGCAGGAGCAGATCACGAACCGCTACCACGACGAGATCCTCGGCGAACTCACCGAACGCGCTACGATCGAGTATCCGCCCGTAATGGTCGAGGCGGAGGCGGAGCGCCTGCTGCACGACCAGGCCGGGCGCGTCGAGCACGGGCCGGAGATGGACCGCTACCTTGCGTCCATCGGGAAGACCGAGGAAGAAGTCCGCGAAGAACTGCGTCCGATCGCGGAGACACGCCTAAGGCGATCGCTGGTGCTGTCGCAGGTCGCCGAAGCCGAGCATATAGAGGCATCCGACACGGATATCGATGCGGAGATCGAAGCGATGACGGCGTCGGCGGGACCGCAGGGCGAGCAGTTGCGCCAGCTCTTCGACAGCGAGAACGGGCGCGACACGATCCGGCGAAACCTGGTGACGCGTAAGACGCTGGAGCGCCTGGTCGAGATC